In the Synergistaceae bacterium genome, one interval contains:
- a CDS encoding DUF488 domain-containing protein, translating into MFLYTIGFTKKSAEQFFTRIKYYRIKLLIDIRLNNNNQLAGFSKKNDLKYFLETICGCQYEHCPEYAPTKEILSSYKRKKITWHEYEQKYTSLMQERDAIKNFISRFDSLYETVCLLCAEPKPDKCHRRLFAEMIYKALPDVILTHI; encoded by the coding sequence ATGTTTCTATACACTATAGGATTCACGAAAAAATCAGCCGAACAATTTTTTACGAGAATTAAATATTATCGTATTAAATTATTAATTGACATAAGACTGAATAATAATAATCAGCTCGCGGGATTCTCAAAGAAAAACGATCTAAAATATTTTCTTGAAACAATTTGCGGCTGTCAATATGAACATTGCCCTGAATATGCGCCGACTAAAGAAATACTATCAAGTTATAAGCGCAAAAAAATTACTTGGCATGAATACGAGCAGAAATATACAAGTTTAATGCAAGAAAGAGACGCGATAAAAAATTTTATTTCACGTTTTGACTCGTTGTATGAGACAGTTTGTTTATTATGTGCAGAACCTAAGCCTGATAAATGCCACAGGAGATTATTTGCTGAAATGATATATAAAGCACTTCCTGATGTTATACTCACTCATATATAA
- a CDS encoding slipin family protein, whose translation MIIDISDLGSIISGIGSAFVVIFILLIVLSMAVRVVPEYRRLVLFRLGRLVGSRGPGIVFIMPILDKAISVDLRILTLDVPVQEVITKDNVAIKVNAVVYFRVLEPAKSVVEVENYIVATSQLAQTTLRSVVGSVELDEVLSSREKINQELQKIIDERTDPWGIKVSAVEVKELELPEGMKRAMARQAEAERERRAKIIAAEGELQAAEKLSQAAHQMESSPITLQLRYLQTIREISGERNTTTFFPIPVDLVKPFIDRLTSPSQSQENK comes from the coding sequence ATGATAATTGATATTAGCGATTTAGGCTCGATAATTTCAGGAATAGGCAGCGCATTTGTCGTAATATTTATATTGTTGATCGTGCTTTCTATGGCCGTCCGTGTAGTTCCTGAATATAGAAGGCTCGTTTTATTCCGTCTTGGCCGTCTCGTTGGCAGCAGGGGGCCGGGCATCGTCTTTATTATGCCGATTCTTGACAAGGCTATTAGCGTGGACTTGAGAATATTGACTCTTGATGTTCCCGTTCAGGAAGTAATCACTAAAGATAATGTCGCTATTAAAGTCAATGCAGTAGTATATTTTAGAGTTCTTGAACCCGCAAAATCAGTCGTTGAAGTAGAAAATTATATCGTCGCAACGAGTCAATTAGCACAGACTACTTTAAGATCCGTTGTAGGCTCTGTAGAACTCGACGAAGTATTATCATCAAGAGAAAAAATTAATCAGGAATTACAAAAAATTATCGACGAACGCACAGACCCATGGGGCATTAAAGTAAGTGCCGTAGAAGTCAAAGAGTTAGAATTACCTGAGGGAATGAAACGCGCAATGGCACGGCAAGCCGAAGCAGAACGGGAACGCCGAGCAAAAATTATCGCAGCAGAAGGAGAATTACAGGCCGCCGAGAAACTTTCACAAGCTGCCCATCAAATGGAGTCATCGCCTATAACTTTGCAGTTAAGATATTTGCAGACTATTCGCGAGATTTCAGGAGAAAGAAACACTACTACATTCTTCCCGATCCCTGTAGATTTAGTGAAGCCCTTTATTGACAGATTAACAAGTCCGAGTCAAAGTCAGGAGAATAAATAA
- a CDS encoding amidohydrolase family protein: protein MINNKIIDFHVHIYPPEIIKDCEKISEHESYFDALTHNSVHKWATLEDLLSRMTRDNITHAIIFGFAFRDMGLCKICNDYIIDCVKKFPDKLTGFCVVPPCDKNLEREIMRCADSGLIGAGELFPDGQNINISDNNETSRLTNAVRAANFLLLWHLAEPVGHEYAGKGKTSTRDAFKFCANNPDITTIFAHFGGGLWIYELMPEVRKILRNTYYDIAAMPYLYDAKIFDAIKAAGVIHKFLMGSDYPILDSSRYEKKFNDSKLDINDIAQIKYLNAMNLLSRKNK, encoded by the coding sequence ATGATAAATAATAAAATTATAGATTTTCACGTTCATATTTACCCGCCGGAAATTATTAAAGACTGCGAGAAAATTTCAGAGCATGAATCATATTTTGACGCGCTGACTCATAATAGCGTGCATAAATGGGCGACTCTTGAAGATTTATTATCAAGAATGACGCGAGATAATATCACACATGCTATTATATTCGGGTTTGCTTTTCGTGATATGGGACTGTGTAAAATCTGCAATGACTATATAATTGACTGCGTTAAAAAATTTCCTGATAAATTAACTGGATTCTGTGTTGTGCCTCCGTGCGATAAAAATTTAGAACGTGAAATAATGCGCTGTGCTGATTCAGGCTTAATAGGAGCGGGCGAATTATTCCCGGACGGACAAAATATAAATATTTCAGATAATAACGAGACTTCACGATTAACAAATGCAGTCAGGGCAGCAAATTTTTTATTATTATGGCACTTGGCCGAACCTGTAGGGCATGAATACGCGGGCAAGGGCAAAACGAGCACTCGGGACGCTTTCAAATTCTGCGCAAATAATCCCGATATAACGACAATTTTTGCACATTTCGGGGGCGGGTTGTGGATTTATGAGTTAATGCCTGAAGTTAGGAAAATTTTGCGAAATACTTATTATGACATTGCAGCGATGCCGTATTTATATGACGCTAAAATTTTTGACGCGATAAAAGCAGCCGGAGTTATACATAAATTCTTAATGGGGAGTGATTATCCGATTCTGGATTCGTCAAGATATGAGAAAAAGTTTAATGATTCAAAACTTGATATTAATGATATAGCGCAAATAAAATATTTAAATGCCATGAATTTACTATCACGCAAAAATAAATAA
- the dnaJ gene encoding molecular chaperone DnaJ: MEDLYKILEVDRSASQDDIKKAYHKLVKLYHPDLHPGDKDNEEKFKKINAAYTVLSDPEKRARYDQFGTTNPNADPFSGMGGFGGVDFGDFFDLFSGGFGGFHSRQSYNPNAARRGNNIEMLVRVSLLEAFTGIKRNIDVMKSETCPKCNGSGAKPGTKPETCKKCNGRGQVQQTQRSFLGSFTTITTCPDCHGTGKIIRDKCDECGGSGRVRRKKTLEVKIPAGVERNMRLRIPDAGEAGINGGEAGDLYLIIDVELDPKFERQGADLHTSLVLTYPQAVLGTEATIKTLDGKDAKISVPAGTNHGQVLKIKGKGMPKINTQNFGDLYAHVFIDVPSKLTDKQRELIKSLADEMQTPVGNGEKGFFDKFKDLFK; encoded by the coding sequence TTGGAAGATTTATATAAAATTTTGGAAGTCGATCGCAGTGCCTCACAAGATGATATAAAGAAGGCCTATCACAAACTAGTAAAGTTATATCATCCTGATTTGCACCCCGGCGATAAGGACAATGAAGAGAAATTCAAGAAAATTAACGCGGCTTATACCGTTTTGAGCGATCCCGAAAAGCGAGCACGTTATGACCAGTTCGGGACAACTAATCCAAATGCTGACCCGTTCAGCGGCATGGGAGGATTCGGCGGTGTTGATTTTGGTGATTTCTTTGACTTATTCAGCGGAGGATTCGGGGGCTTTCACTCTAGGCAGTCTTATAATCCAAATGCAGCAAGACGCGGCAATAATATAGAGATGCTTGTTAGAGTCAGTTTGCTTGAAGCCTTCACGGGAATAAAGCGAAATATTGACGTAATGAAATCTGAAACTTGCCCGAAATGTAACGGATCAGGAGCTAAACCAGGAACTAAGCCCGAAACTTGCAAAAAATGTAACGGACGCGGCCAAGTACAGCAGACTCAAAGAAGTTTTCTCGGCTCATTTACTACGATTACAACATGCCCGGATTGTCATGGAACAGGCAAAATTATTCGTGATAAGTGCGATGAGTGCGGCGGCTCCGGTCGTGTACGCAGGAAAAAGACTCTTGAAGTCAAGATTCCCGCAGGTGTTGAGCGAAATATGCGGCTCAGAATCCCCGACGCTGGCGAGGCAGGAATTAACGGCGGTGAAGCTGGCGATTTATATTTGATTATTGATGTAGAATTAGACCCGAAATTTGAGAGACAAGGCGCAGATTTACACACAAGTTTAGTGCTTACATATCCGCAGGCAGTCTTAGGCACTGAAGCGACAATAAAGACTCTTGACGGTAAGGACGCAAAAATTTCCGTACCAGCAGGCACAAATCACGGTCAAGTTCTCAAAATCAAAGGCAAGGGAATGCCCAAGATTAACACGCAGAATTTCGGGGATCTATACGCTCATGTATTTATTGACGTTCCCAGCAAATTAACTGATAAGCAGCGGGAGTTAATAAAATCTCTTGCTGATGAAATGCAGACTCCGGTCGGTAATGGAGAAAAAGGTTTCTTTGACAAATTCAAAGATTTATTCAAGTAA